The Anas acuta chromosome 2, bAnaAcu1.1, whole genome shotgun sequence genome contains a region encoding:
- the TMX3 gene encoding protein disulfide-isomerase TMX3 isoform X4: MRGGERSAPPPAASPSGPARASRNMAAAPGGRPGSPLWAAAVVAFALASSGAVFVEDLDESFKENRKDDIWLVDFYAPWCGHCKKLEPVWNEVGIEMRNMGSPVKVGKMDATSFSSIASEFGVRGYPTIKLLKGDLAYNYRGPRTKDDIIEFANRVAGPLIRPLPSQHMFEHVQKRHRVLFVYVGGESPLKEKYIEVASELIVYTYFFSASEDVLPEYVTLPELPAVVVFKDGTYFVYDEYEDGDLSSWINRERFQGYLNVDGFTLYELGDTGKLVAIAVIDDKNSSLEHTRLKSIIQEVARDYRDHFHRDFQFGHMDGNDYINSLLMDDLTHRI, encoded by the exons ATGCGCGGCGGTGAGAGGTCGGCACCGCCGCCCGCCGCTTCCCCTTCCGGCCCTGCCAGGGCTTCTCGCAACATGGCCGCGGCGCCGGGCGGCCGGCCGGGCAGCCCCCTCTGGGCGGCAG CGGTGGTTGCGTTCGCGCTGGCATCGTCAGGTGCGGTTTTTGTGGAGGACCTGGATGAATC GTTTAAAGAAAACCGTAAAGATGATATTTGGCTTGTAGAT TTTTATGCACCTTGGTGTGGCCACTGCAAGAAATTGGAGCCTGTGTGGAATGAAGTGGGTATAGAAATGAGAAACATGGGCTCTCCAGTAAAAGTTGGGAAGATGGATGCAACTTCGTTTTCTA GTATTGCATCTGAATTTGGAGTGCGAGGCTATCCAACAATTAAGCT CTTAAAAGGTGATTTGGCATACAACTATAGAGGACCTCGAACAAAAGATGATATAATTGAATTTGCTAATAGAGTAGCAGG accTCTTATCAGGCCACTTCCTAGCCAGCATATGTTCGAACATGTGCAAAAGAGGCATCGTGTACTTTTTGTGTATGTTGGTGGGGAATCTCCTTTAAAG gaaaaatacattgaagTTGCTTCAGAACTAATTGTTTATACgtactttttttctgcctcagaAGATGTGCTACCTGAG TATGTGACCTTGCCAGAATTgcctgctgttgttgttttcaaagaTGGAACTTACTTTGTATATGATG aatatGAAGATGGTGATTTGTCATCCTGGATAAATCGAGAAAGATTTCAAGGTTACCTTAATGTAGATGGCTTTACATTATATGAACTTGGAGATACAG GAAAACTTGTGGCTATTGCAGTTATTGATGATAAAAACTCTTCACTGGAACATACCAG actAAAATCTATTATTCAGGAAGTTGCTAGAGATTATCGGGATCACTTTCACAG GGATTTCCAGTTTGGCCATATGGATGGAAATGATTACATTAATAGCTTACTAATGGA